The nucleotide window TTTGCATATTGGGCAGACATTCCGGTTATTAATATGGAGGATGATGTTTACCATCCCTGTCAGGCACTTGCTGATATGCTTACTGTAAAAGAAAAACTCGGTGGTTTCAAGAAGAAAAAATTCGTAATCAGCTGGGCTTATTCAGGTTCCACTGCAAAGCCCTTTGCCGTTCCCCAAAGTCTTGCTCTTGCTCCGTCCTTACTCGGAATGGATGTCGTGCTCGCCCGTCCTAAAGGATTCGAGCTCGACCCAAAAATTATCAATAAATGTAAAGAATATGCAAATATGAACAATTCATCCTTTGAAGAAACCGATGATATGGAAGCAGCTTTTGAAGGGGCACATGTAGTATATCCCAAATCCTGGGGTGCAATGGATTATTTTGCTCAGGTAGATGAAAATGGAAAACTGGTCAAAGAAGAAAATTTGGCAGGTATGAAAGGTCTCTTTGAAAAAAATAAAAACTGGATCTGTGATGAAAAAAAAATGAAGTTGATCGATAAAAATGGAATTTACATGCACTGCCTTCCAGCAGATAGGGATATGGAAGTTACCG belongs to Candidatus Cloacimonadota bacterium and includes:
- a CDS encoding ornithine carbamoyltransferase, with the translated sequence MRSNKFLGRDWLSPEIDYTKEEWESLLRLAEELKTRFAMNEDTSHILKGKTLYSMFFNSSLRTRSTFAAGIQQLGGNYIELEPGKTYTPARKGYEIPYKTERISDVARVLSRTGDALAIRMYGKPSHWIYRFAHESLKEFAYWADIPVINMEDDVYHPCQALADMLTVKEKLGGFKKKKFVISWAYSGSTAKPFAVPQSLALAPSLLGMDVVLARPKGFELDPKIINKCKEYANMNNSSFEETDDMEAAFEGAHVVYPKSWGAMDYFAQVDENGKLVKEENLAGMKGLFEKNKNWICDEKKMKLIDKNGIYMHCLPADRDMEVTDEVIDGPQSVVFDEAENRLHAQKAVMTLLMGGRL